A DNA window from Engraulis encrasicolus isolate BLACKSEA-1 chromosome 3, IST_EnEncr_1.0, whole genome shotgun sequence contains the following coding sequences:
- the lifra gene encoding LIF receptor subunit alpha a, producing the protein MSSMLLHVLWCLLLMASPSLAQDGSPLGVPQQVGLEKDLDAQALLVTWQCDRESFFDIEIYRTEFMEVIFNETVELSSGKRSGVCHWNWTSVVPLECTSHSIRVRSRSQDQLRTSGWSDFQTTEGKDMPENTDAQMYPQDKVVLVGSSTTFCCILGEGEVLEEIRYRSRVMTPTRVSRRSYIVTQTLQPPSNSSGTNVLCLAHNVSKLANGAAIFVGYPPDDEGLICESQDLVSAVCQWKEGRPTRLLGRRGTRFTLNGRSCRPPKGSRRCSWEQWEGNWTLTAKNPLGIKEIRDSAPLSQRVYPVAPGNVKIPVRNARNATLQWSWRYPSYEAFPLTCQVNLASNGDAVTLNYSGAGLSLVLLENLWPYETYGVRVRCGAQIHFWRWGEWSKEITFQTQMDRPETPDMWIRMDSQDSGQVLWKPLHKRDSHGTLVRYEVRQGSTSEEGEQSVDVPASQNSSPLRLQSGNNGSSSETLVSLLAHNAEWASEPTQLTVPKFWPDVDVTGSEISSREGGFDVSWLASGNASYGYVVEWFDTACGQQCTVDWRKVPEGTTSARIESGDLESGMRYTISVYGLSDEGPQLLDRRHGYIEEMVPAEPVGSLEASQYESSVSLSWQEAPLRSQRGFVRGYNIYLANVSQYTLLANITDPSVRNYTIRKLGLGTYKFTVRAFTAAGEDGGSTVSIKLEPYSDLLLFEMLISLAAMSGFLILVTALCYRKRQWVKKAFYPEIPEPKLAGDWGSSQATLDVKPSPVHSVVQIVKNPQWDSSKEGLVTLSEEDEEDSASNSGSDTDSDEPGLLRYYNQVVGDRDSGGQGGVLRLPADSSSSSVGSADTDVTYTGIQTSPCTLEPPTLAPTQAEGPVAGVNGGGYRPQASAPQQQQQQQQQHQPPQQLELQGGRVDAGEPNVGAPSAASFGGYKPQCTWRPDSPDEGNGFDVGSVGSPTSVNSSQFLIPDVSEDDSRNAGSSSSTATTSWIPSFLSSKP; encoded by the exons CAGTGTGATCGCGAGTCTTTCTTCGACATCGAGATATACCGCACGGAGTTTATGGAGGTCATTTTTAAC GAAACGGTGGAGCTGAGTTCTGGGAAGAGGTCCGGGGTCTGCCACTGGAACTGGACCTCCGTGGTGCCTCTTGAGTGCACCTCCCACTCCATCAGGGTTCGCTCCCGCTCCCAAGACCAGCTCCGGACCAGCGGCTGGAGCGACTTCCAGACCACTGAGG GTAAGGACATGCCAGAGAACACGGATGCTCAGATGTACCCGCAGGACAAGGTGGTCTTGGTGGGCAGCAGCACCACCTTCTGTTGCATCCTGGGAGAGGGCGAAGTGCTAGAGGAAATTCGCTACAGGTCCCGCGTCATGACACCCACCAG GGTGAGCCGCAGGTCCTACATCGTGACCCAGACTCTGCAGCCTCCATCCAACTCCTCCGGGACTAATGTGCTCTGTCTGGCCCACAACGTGTCCAAGCTGGCCAACGGCGCTGCCATTTTTGTCGGAT aCCCACCAGATGACGAGGGGCTGATATGTGAATCGCAAGACCTGGTGTCCGCTGTGTGTCAGTGGAAAGAGGGCCGCCCTACACGCCTGCTGGGCAGACGTGGCACGCGCTTCACCTTGAATGGCCG GTCCTGCAGACCTCCTAAGGGGAGCAGGAGGTGCAGCTGGGAGCAGTGGGAGGGGAACTGGACCCTCACTGCCAAAAACCCCTTAGGAATCAAGGAGATCAGGGACTCAGCACCACTCAGCCAGAGAG TTTATCCTGTGGCTCCTGGGAATGTGAAAATCCCGGTTCGGAATGCTCGGAATGCCACGCTGCAGTGGTCCTGGCGATATCCCTCATACGAGGCTTTTCCACTGACGTGCCAGGTCAACCTTGCCTCCAATGGAGACGCTGTGACA TTGAACTACTCAGGAGCAGGTCTCTCCCTGGTGTTGTTGGAGAACCTGTGGCCATATGAGACCTACGGGGTCCGCGTGAGATGCGGAGCCCAAATCCACTTCTGGAGGTGGGGGGAGTGGAGCAAGGAGATCACCTTCCAGACCCAGATGGACA GGCCCGAGACACCAGATATGTGGATACGGATGGACAGCCAGGATTCTGGTCAAGTCCTGTGGAAG CCTCTGCATAAAAGAGACAGCCACGGCACCCTGGTCCGGTACGAGGTCAGGCAAGGCAGCACGTCGGAAGAAGGAGAGCAGAGCGTGGACGTGCCAGCGAGCCAGAACAGCTCCCCCCTCAGGTTGCAGAGCGGCAACAACGGCAGCAGTAGTGAGACCCTCGTCTCTCTCCTGGCCCACAACGCAGAGTGGGCCTCGGAACCCACACAACTCACGGTCCCCAAGTTCTGGCCCG ATGTGGATGTGACCGGGTCGGAGATCTCCAGCCGGGAAGGAGGCTTCGACGTGTCGTGGCTCGCCTCTGGCAACGCCAGCTATGGCTACGTGGTGGAGTGGTTCGACACCGCCTGTGGTCAACAGTGCACCGTAGACTGGAGGAAGGTGCCGGAAGGGACCACCAGCGCCAGGATCGAGTCAG GTGACCTTGAGTCAGGGATGCGGTACACCATCTCTGTGTATGGCCTCTCCGATGAGGGCCCACAGCTGCTGGACAGGAGGCACGGCTACATCGAGGAGATGG TTCCTGCTGAACCTGTCGGCTCCCTGGAGGCAAGTCAGTACGAATCCAGCGTGTCGCTGTCTTGGCAAGAAGCCCCGCTGCGCAGCCAGAGGGGATTTGTTCGAGGATACAATATTTATCTAGCCAACGTCTCCCAGTACACCCTCTTGG CCAACATTACAGATCCCAGTGTGAGGAACTACACCATCAGGAAGCTTGGCCTGGGCACCTACAAGTTCACGGTGAGGGCCTTCACCGCCGCAGGGGAGGATGGTGGATCCACAGTCTCCATCAAGCTGGAGCCTTACA GTGACCTGCTGCTGTTTGAGATGCTCATCTCCCTGGCCGCCATGAGTGGCTTCCTCATCCTGGTCACGGCCTTGTGCTACAGGAAACGCCAATG GGTGAAGAAGGCCTTCTACCCAGAGATACCCGAGCCCAAGCTTGCTGGAGACTGGGGCTCATCCCAG GCCACTCTGGATGTGAAGCCGTCGCCAGTACACAGCGTGGTGCAAATCGTGAAGAACCCCCAGTGGGACTCCAGCAAGGAGGGCCTGGTGACACTGtccgaggaggacgaggaggactcCGCCAGCAACTCGGGCAGTGACACAGACTCGGACGAGCCGGGCCTGCTGCGCTACTACAACCAG GTGGTGGGGGACAGGGACAGCGGTGGCCAGGGTGGGGTGCTGCGGCTCCCCGCGGactcctcctccagctctgtgGGCTCGGCCGACACTGACGTCACCTATACGGGCATCCAGACCTCGCCCTGCACCCTGGAGCCGCCCACGCTGGCTCCCACCCAGGCAGAGGGTCCTGTCGCGGGCGTAAATGGTGGTGGCTATAGGCCTCAGGCCAGCgccccgcagcagcagcagcagcagcagcagcaacaccagcCACCACAGCAGCTGGAGCTGCAGGGGGGAAGGGTAGACGCCGGAGAGCCCAACGTCGGCGCTCCCTCGGCGGCCTCGTTTGGTGGCTATAAGCCCCAGTGCACCTGGAGACCGGACTCACCAGATGAAGGGAACGGGTTCGACGTCGGATCGGTGGGCAGCCCCACGTCCGTCAACTCATCCCAGTTCCTCATCCCAGACGTCTCGGAGGATGACTCTCGCAATGCTGGGTCATCGTCGTCAACGGCGACCACCTCGTGGATTCCGAGCTTCCTGTCAAGCAAGCCCTGA